The genomic segment ATATTTGATTGCTTGCATTCCACGAATTTAGTGTCTTTTTAAGATAACTTTTAAAATTTCTACAGAGATAATCTCGCAACGTATTCAAAAGAATTTCCAGCGCAATTCATTCTGGGTTACTGCTCCACGTACATCTTTATGCAGACTTTTATGATTCCTGGAACAATTTTTATGTCCTTGCTAGCCGGAGCTCTTTTTGGTGTTATCAAAGGTCTTTTCTTAGTTGTCTTTAATGCTACTGCTGGAGCTTGCTCGTGCTTCTTCTTGTCTAAGTTGATCGGCAGGCCATTAGTTAGTTGGTTGTGGCCAGAAAAGTTGAGATTTTTCCAGGCAGAGGTACTTCTATTATGCTTTAGTTTTAGTTACATTATACCATCGTTTTCTTATATTTGCTTGATcttaaaacttgatttttgtggTTCTAGATTGCGAAGCGCAGGGAAAAGCTGCTTAATTACATGCTTTTCTTGAGGGTAACTCCAACATTGCCAAACCTTTTTATCAACTTGGCATCTCCAATTGTTGACATACCATTTCATATTTTCTTTTTGGCAACTTTGATTGGTCTTATTCCAGCAGCATATATCACAGTCAGGGTAAGTGTTTCTCCTCTATTTTTTCTccaataataaatattttatgagAATCTATTTGCACAAATGCACATCATTAAAAAAAGAATGGTAGATAGTAGTATCTACTTATGTTGGTTTTATGAAGTTTTTGCCTGGCCACTTTGTTATAAGTAGTTTGTATTTTTTACCTGGCCACTTTAATATAAGTAGTTTGTATTGATAATGATGACTTGGTTCTGCCTCATGATTTTACTTATAAGTAAAAAGTGTAGTTTTGGTTTGATACATTGGCCATCTTATCTAGTTAGTCCCCCCTTTAAGATAGCAATGACAAGTTAATCTGGTATTTATATTGATAATTTGATTTATATTGATAGTTCAGTGGTATTCACTTCTACATGTGTGTAAGTACTTCATTTGTTCTATTGGGTGCACCCACTTGTGGGTGAGTAATTGCTTCTGCTAGGTGTTGTGTAAAGTATTGTACGAATATGTAGTTTGCATCACTTTTACCTTTTAAAATTAGTCGTAACTTTTCAGGTTGTGAATGAAGAAATTATGTAGGATTGAAGGACCTACTATAAGTTTAATTAGGAGAACCAGATTCGAGTAGTATCCTGTCCTTCAGATTGTAATCTTAAGAGGTTATTATCTCAAAATGTTGAATGTAAATAGCAGAGTATGGAGACTGGGTGAGAGTTATCATAGCGGTCACCCAAGCATGTATTGTTTGAAAGTTGTGTTTTGGTGTCATGATTGCTAATTGTGGTGTGTATTTGGTACTTGAGCTTTCTACAACTGCAAGAATATTGATTGGTGATTTGAAATGCATGGAATAAATGTGGTTTCAGTCTTAGGTGTTGTTTGGTTGTAGGGAATGAAAATGTAGGAATAGGAATAGGAatggaataaaaattaatatgatactaaaaattattaaatttttttcaatCTTGCATTGGAATGGTCTTTCCTCCTATTTTCAAATGGAATAATCATTCTActaaaatggtggaaaaaccatTCCATTAGAATGATATTCTTATACTCTAAaatgcaaccaaacaaaaaaatggaatGAAAATTGATTCCTTTACATTCCATTCCATTACCACCAACCAAACATCACATTAGTGTCTGTTAAATTAGCTTGTCAAATGATAGAAGTTATAGAATCATTCTCAAGTTCTAGAATGATTGAAGTTCTGAGCTCTGAACCATGTTTTAGTGTAATTTCTGTTCTAGAAATCTTAATCTTTATGAGGTTACTTGGGCGTGTAATAGAGCCAAGGAAATTTGTAGTTGACCAGtggtttctagttatgtcttctATTTACTGAAATAATCATACAAGTAACCATTTTTTTTTTGACTATGCAAGACAATTTTATTATGTATGGATGAAATTATTCTTAAAAAGTACTATTTGTAACAAGTAATTGTCcatagaattaaaaaaaatttgttattacTCGTACAAGAGAAAAAACAAATTATATTTATTTGGATCTAGTACATGAAAATTTAAAAGACTGATTGAAGTAGAAAGATATCcaaagaaataaaaattcaaatgAGAGTTGGAAATATAGGGTATGTTTTTCAAACACTAATTTTCATAGATAAATTTGGGTATTAATTTTTGTTTACCAACTAATATAGGGGCTATGAAATTGAAGAATTTAGCAATTTTGTTTGTGATGTATAAAgatgtttatgtttaatgtaaaaaCCACTTTCTTTCAGCAGATAATAATGAAATTGCTTCATTAGCTGATTAGTGAAGGGTATATGAATTTAATGTTTTTCATAACAGATGCTAAAATAAAGACTCATAGTACTTAAGTAGTTGGTTGTTGCTGATTATTCACAACTTAGAACATCATTTAAGGTGCACCATGCTTGTTTTGAAGGTTGATTTTCAGAAATTACCATGCTTGTTGTAAAGGTTGATTTTCAGCGATTTTAACCTTTTGTAAAATTTGAGTGATATGTAGAGCAAACCGTTTTCTGTGCTATGGTATAGTAATTTCTGATGGTTTCGGATTTGGTTGCTAATCAGGCTGGCCTTGCTCTCGGGGATCTGAAGTCAGTTAAAGATCTATATGATTTTAAAACATTGTTCGTGCTTTTCCTCATCGGTTCCCTCATCATATTTCCTACCCTTTTGAAGAGGAAGCGAATTTATGAATAAGAAAGAAGACAATCTGTCAAAGGGGGCTTATTATGTGCCCCTACACACTAAATTGTAAGCTCTAACAATGAGTTAATTATATAGATTAGTTTTATCCAAAAGATTATATTGGAAATGGTGGTGTACTAATATAGTCCTTAATATTCATTCTTTTAATAGAAAATGGGTTCATTTACAAAACTCAGTGAAGCATATTTAAGAATTTTGTAATGTTATGCACCATGTACACAATAACATTTCATGGTTCTTTGTTGTAATAGCAAAAAAGTTATTGTTACCTACAGATTTAATTtggattatatatttatttttgtggTTGTGACACCTACAATTTAACTTGAAGCTATATTTTCTGCATTTCAATGTTTCGATCAAAATAGGCTTTCCTaaaatgattttatatatatatatatatatatatatttttacaaacaTTTTATGtcatataattatttgtttaatcatgTTAATTTTGTGTTTGTGTCATATAACACGGTTAATTGTGTGTTAAACGTGTCAATTTTGTGTCTAGATCACACGACACGGATATTAACTATGTTAAGCGTGTCGTGTTGTGTTGTGTGACCTATCTAAACGTGTCATGTTTGATATATAATTACCGGTAATTGTATCGCCAAGTTTATCAATGTCACTGCTGGGCGGCGTGTGCTTCCTCATCGGCATGTCCGTTCATGTTCAGCATGATAATTATGCAAAGATACAATCCATAAAAACCCAAATGAGAGATAgcaaaaagatgaagagagaaaAGGGAGGCTAGAATGTATTGcaaaaaaaatagagagaatgtattCTAGGTTACAAaacttataagccaagccttttatataaggcaaaagatataaaataacaataattaagaaaagactaaaatactcTCAAATAATAACTCTAACACCCCCCCTCAAACTCACGATACAGCAACAATAAGCATCGAGAGTTTGCCAACTAGAAATTGAAAACGAGAaatagaatgagacttagtaaaAAAGTCAGCAATCTGTAAAGAAGAAGGAACAAAAGGCAAAGTGATAGTGCCAAGCTTCAGGTGGTGACGAGTGAAGTGACAATCAATCTCAATGTGCTTGGTGCGTTCATGAAAAACTGAGTTGTGAGCAATCTGGATGGCACTCTGATTGTCACAATACATAGGAGTGGGTTGAGAATGACATACACCCATATCTACAAGCAGCCATCTTAACCAAACAATTTCTTTGGTAGTAGATGACATAGCGCGGTACTCTGCTTCAGTGGAAGATTGGGAGAAAACAGTTTGTTTCTTACTtttccaagaaataagagaatcaCCCAAAAAGATACAGAAACCAGTAACAGACTTCCGATCCGTGGGATCACGATCATGATCAGCATCAGAGTATGCACACAGCTCCAAGGAAGAAGTGGAGGGAAACAAAAGGCTTTGAAAGATAGTACCCCGAAGATACCTCAAAATGCGAAGAACAGCTGCCCAGTGAACAGTAGTAGGAGAGGCAACAAATTGACTAACAATGTGAACAGCATATGCAATGTCGGGGCGAGTGATAGTGAGATAAACCAAACTGCCAACAATAGTGCGATACAAAGTAGGATCATGCAAGGGAGTGCCATCAGAAGGAGAATACTGAACATTGAGCTCAAAAGGAGTGGCAACTACTTTTGTACCTGTAAGACGAGCACGGTCAATAATGTCAGAAGTGTATTTTGACTGAGAAAGAAGATAGCCTTTTGGGGAGAATGCAACTTCAATACCCAGAAAATACCGAAGAggccccaaatccttcatctcaaaCTGAGAAGCTAATTGAGACTTTAACACTGCAATTCCATCTAAATCATCACCAGTAAtgatcatatcatcaacatataaggaAAGGAGAATACGACCTGCATTGGTACACTTAACAAATAGTGCTGAGTCATGATTACTTGAGAGAAACCCAAGAGAAGTAACAACATTGGAGAACTTCTCAAACCATGCTCGAGGAGCCTGTTTGAGACCATACAGAGCTTTCTTAAGCTTACAAACTTCTCCATGATTGTGAGGGACCCCAGGAGGAGGAACCATGTAGACCTCTTCATGTAAATCGccattc from the Humulus lupulus chromosome X, drHumLupu1.1, whole genome shotgun sequence genome contains:
- the LOC133803358 gene encoding uncharacterized membrane protein At4g09580-like — protein: MAAPRNLTGDGAVRLLRDEENAKAEEDDDSPSGKKPKSDRFPLSRWEFAAAIGVFMVFSAGLFCIYLTMPPAEYGKLKLPRTISDLRMLKDNLATYSKEFPAQFILGYCSTYIFMQTFMIPGTIFMSLLAGALFGVIKGLFLVVFNATAGACSCFFLSKLIGRPLVSWLWPEKLRFFQAEIAKRREKLLNYMLFLRVTPTLPNLFINLASPIVDIPFHIFFLATLIGLIPAAYITVRAGLALGDLKSVKDLYDFKTLFVLFLIGSLIIFPTLLKRKRIYE